DNA sequence from the Sediminibacillus dalangtanensis genome:
AAGTAGAAAGTTTACTATATTTGATATAGATGGAAATGAATTAGGGTTTGTGCAAGATAACTTTTAATTAATATAAGGGGTTATTATATATAAACTTCTTCAGCTAATGGAAACGTTGTGGAGCAATAACGATATAAAAATGCTCAAAACTTTATTATAAAACCAAACTTAGATTGTCCGATAAAGAATCCATTTTGATCAACCTTTATTCAAAATGGATTTTTTGTGTTTGTCATGAAATGTTGATTTAGAAAGTAGTTTTTATAAAGCTACTTGGTTGTTATGTCCCTGTTACTTTCTTCTTCCCCTCCATGCTAAAAAGTCGGTACCTCCTACTAAATGGATAAGGAAAGCTACTGAGGATATCTAGGGATGTATTTTTACACCGACCAATTTTATCTTTTATTGACCACAATGGTCATTAATGATAAAGTCAAAATTGACCATTGTGGTCAATTCGTGGATCAAAGGAGGATACGACTATTTACGCGAACTTTAAACAATTAAAATCAGAAAAACAAGAGCGAATTATTAACGCTGCAATAAAGGAATTCGTCCGAAACGGTTTTGAAAAAGCATCCACAAACGAAATTGTAAAAGAAGCAAATATCTCTAAAGGGTCCTTATTTAACTATTTTAATAGTAAGAAAGATCTTTATTTATTTTTACTTGAATACAGTATTCAAGTGATTGAACAACTTTATGAACAAATTGATCTGAACGAAACGGATCTTTTTAAAAGAATCGAGAATATAGGGTTACAGAAGTTATATATCCATCAAAAAATTCCTCATGTATTTGATTTCCTGGCATCTTCCATTCAAGAAGAATCAGATGAAGTAAAGGATACTTTAAAGCAACAGATTGAACGTATCTATGAGCAAGGCTTTGAAAAAATATATGATGGTATTGATTACTCCAAGTTCCGTGAAGGGGTTGATATCGAAAAGGCGATAGAAATCTTAAAATGGACGATGCTCGGATTCGGAGAAAAAGGACTCCAACAAATAGACAGCTTTGAAGATATGGGGGAATTTGGAGAGCAATATCTTAAAGAGTGGAAGCGTTATTCTGAAATTCTGAGGCATAGTTTTTACAAATGATAAAAAATAAAAAAGGAGTGTCGGCGTTATGACGGAAGTTGTTAAAGTGCACGGCTTACAAAAAAATTTCGGTAAATTTCAAGCACTAAAAGATGTGACGTTTACGGTGGAGCCAGGGGAAGTCGTCGGTTTTATTGGCCCGAATGGGGCTGGTAAATCTACAACTATCCGGACTCTATTGGGAATTATAAAGCGAGATGCCGGCAATGTGGAAATATTCGGTAAAGACGTTTGGAAAGACAGCCTAGACATTCACAAACGAATTTCTTATGTTCCTGGAGATGTCTCCTTGTGGGGAAGTCTAACAGGTGGCGAGATTATTGATCTTTTTCTTAAATTGCATGGAGGCGGAGATAAACAAAAACGAGATTACCTGATTAAACGCTTTGAATTGGACCCCAAGAAAAAAGCCAAAGGATATTCGAAAGGAAATCGTCAAAAGGTCGGTTTGATTGCAGCATTGTCTGTTGATTCCGATTTATATATTTTTGATGAGCCAACTTCTGGACTTGACCCTTTGATGGAAGCAATTTTTCAAGAAGAAGTAGAAAAAATCAAAGAATCAGGTAAATCCATCCTGCTATCCTCTCATATTTTGAGTGAAGTGGAACGCTTGGCCGATAAGGTGGTCATCATCCGCCAAGGAGAAATTGTCGAAACTGGAACCCTTGATGATTTACGTCATTTGGCTCGTTCTACTGTAACTTTAGAAACAGAAGGCGATGTGGCGGAAATGACCACTGTGAATGGAGTATTTGATTTCAAACAAACAGATAACCAAGCGACATTCTCTGCGGATAATCAATATCTCAACGAGATTTTAATGGAAGCAAGCAAATTAGGTGTCAAGAAATTTGAATCTGTACCGCCAACGCTTGAGGATTTGTTCATGCGCCATTATGAAGGCTAAGCGTTTGAAAAGGAGGATGTACAAGATGAAGGAAAAATTTTCCCGCTGGGATATCCTGTTTGTTCAGTATCTAAAACGAGATTGGAAAAAAATAATTGTTTGGGTTTTAGGCCTTGGCTTGTTTTCAGCTGCTTATGTTCCAGCTTTTGAAGAAATAACCAAAGGGCAAGGCTTGCTGGGAATGTATGAAACCTTGCAAAATCCTGCTATGATATCCATGGTCGGTCCTACGCCAATCGAAACGGCAGCTGATTATACGTTAGGTGCGATGTATGCGCAGGAAATGGTGCTGTTCTGTGGTTTGTTTGCGATGATTATAGCTGTTTTACACGTGATAAGCCATACGCGTAAAGAGGAAGATCTTGGCCTCACTGAACTTGTGCGCTCATTTCAAATAGGACGACAAGCAAACTCTCTTGCTGTCATTTCAGAGACAGTTATCATTAACGTCTTATTAACACTCTTTATTTGGGGAGTAATGATGAGTTTCGGTGCTGATACGATTTCTGCCGAAGGTTCCTTTTTATTTGGTGCATCGATTGGAATGGCTGGGGTGATCGGTGCTGGGATTGCGCTGGTTATGGCACAAATCATGTCAACTTCATCGGCTGCAACAGGTTCAGCACTTGGAATTATCGGACTGCTTTATATTGTCCGGGCGGGGACAGATGTCTCCAATGTCGGCTTATCCATGATCAATCCATTGGGTTGGACGTATTTAACGTATCCTTTTACTGAAAATAACTGGTCCCTTCTTATCTGTGCCTTGATTTTCAGTATCACCGTGGTGACGATTGCTTTTGCCCTTGAAGGAGCCCGCGATATGGGGGCTGGCTATCTTCCTGAAAGAGAAGGTCGAGAAAGGGCAAAGAAGTCTTTATTGTCTGTTCGTGGCTTATTTATCAAGATTAACAAAGGTGTCATAATAGGTTGGATGATTGCTTTTGTTGTAATGGGTGCTGCCTATGGTTCGATTTATGGAGACATGCAGACCTTTCTTGAAAGTAACGAAATGATGAAACAAATGTTTACGCATTCAAGCGTTTCCATTGAAGAATCATTCACAGGAACAATTATGATGGTCATGACTGGTTTGGTTTCCATTTTACCAATTGCCATTGTCAACAAACTCTTCTCTGAAGAAAGCCGCTTGCACTTAAGTCAACTTTACGCTACAAAAGTGACCCGTGGCCAATTTTATTGGACCAGTATTGGTTTAGCGATTATTGCAGGTTTTGTAGGAATTTTATTAGCCGCAGGTGGTCTTGGCGGCACAGCTATCACAGCTATGGGGGGTAGCTCCACAATGGATATCGTTGATTTTCTTGCCGCTGGCTACAACTTCTTACCGTCGGTATTATTTTTAACTGGTCTTGCAACCTTAGCACTCGGCTGGGCGCCAAAGCTAGGTAAAGTGGTTTATGTATATCTAGGGTACTCCTTTCTACTGAACTACTTTGGCGGTATCTTAGATTTACCAGAATGGTTTTCCAAAACAGCCATTCAAAGCTGGATTCCCCGAATGCCAATGGAAGATTTTGACGCTCCCATTTTCATCGTATTAACTCTGATTAGCATCGCACTGGTGATCATTGGTTACCTTGGTTATAATAGGCGGGATATGATCGAAGGAGCTTAATCATTAATAGAACATTCTTCCCCCGCCCTCTTGATATTATTTAAATGTGTCAGTTAAAGTGTATCCCTGCGGCGAGGAAATTCCATCATGCTCTCCAAGTCGAGTATTATAGGCCCAACGACTCGTTTTCAGGAAATAATTTCTTCTATTCCGCAAATAAAAACCGATATGATAAAATGTGCTGTATAAACATGGTTTATCTGTATGGTGTTTTTATTTTTTGGAATTGAGGTGGGGGAATATGACAAAGGATACGGAAGATCTGGCCCGTGCTACAGGCAGCAAGGACATCACAAAACTGGAGTTCCGGGGAGGAGCTTTTGGCGCGGCTGTCCCTTTATTGTTTTTTGTAATCTGGGCAATAACAACCAGTGTTCTGCAGCTGTCATCGGAAATTGGATTGGTCATGGGAGCTGTTATCGGTTTAACACTGGGGCTGTTATTCAGTAAGAGTAGATGGGAGGACTATGCACAAGGGTTATTCGACGGTCTTGCCCAGCCAATTGGCGTCATCGCCATGGTAGCCTGGTTTTACGCCGGGATGTTTGCCCAAGTTTTACAAACCGGCGGCTTGGTCGAGGGGCTGGTGTGGATCGGAGCGATTACCGGCCTGACAGGAGGGCTCTTTGTCGCTTTGACCTTCTTGCTCGCAGCCGTCTTTTCCACTGCTGTCGGAACGGGATATGGTACTACAGTAGCTTTCTGTACGCTTATGTATCCTGCTGGAATCGCAACCGAGGCAGACCCCGTCATGCTTTTTGCAGCTATTTTAGCCGGCGCCGTATTCGGTGATAATTTAGCGCCTGTTTCGGACACGACAATCGTCTCCGCTACGACACAGAATGCCGATGTGCCGGGAGTCGTACGCAGCCGGTTCAAATACGCGATCATGGCAGCTATTCCAACTACATTGCTGTTTGCGATATTTGGAGGAGGAGAAGCAGTTTCTGCTGATGAGTCGGCCCGTACGGCTATGCTTGATTCAGCCGACCCCAAAGGACTGTTGATGTTGATTCCGTTTGCTCTCGTTTTAATTCTTGCTTTATCCGGACATCATCTAATTACATCGTTAACATGGGGGATCATTGTCTCTATTCCATTGATTGTGTTCCTGAACTTAGGGGCTTTCAGCGATATCATCCGCTTTAATCCGGATTCGGACGCTATTGTAGAAGGTGCCCTTATCAATGGGATTACAGGTTATATCAACATGGCCATATTAATTTTACTGATAGTTGGAGCTGCTCATTTACTTCGCTTAGGTGGTACCATGAATGTCATCACCGATGCTTTAGTCAAATGGATTAAGACATCGATCCGAAAAGCTGAATTTGCCATTTGGTCGATCGTTGCTTTGTTGAATAGTGCGATCACCATCAATACAGCTGCGGAGATTGCCGCTGCTCCGTTTGTAAAGGAACTGGGCGATAAATACCGTATTCATCGCTATCGGAGGGCAAATATGCTGGATGCGGTCACTTCTGCCCTAGGATATATCTTCCCTTGGGGAGCTCCGGTATTATTGGGTTGGTCGACGATTCAAATGATGCAGGATACGTACGATTGGCTGCCGGTTGTAGAGCCGACGTCTGTATTCCCGTTTGTTTTCCAAGGTTGGTTTCTCGTTATCGTGATGCTGGTAGCGGCATTGACGGGTTGGGGACTACGATTTGAAGGAAAAAAT
Encoded proteins:
- a CDS encoding TetR/AcrR family transcriptional regulator, with product MWSIRGSKEDTTIYANFKQLKSEKQERIINAAIKEFVRNGFEKASTNEIVKEANISKGSLFNYFNSKKDLYLFLLEYSIQVIEQLYEQIDLNETDLFKRIENIGLQKLYIHQKIPHVFDFLASSIQEESDEVKDTLKQQIERIYEQGFEKIYDGIDYSKFREGVDIEKAIEILKWTMLGFGEKGLQQIDSFEDMGEFGEQYLKEWKRYSEILRHSFYK
- a CDS encoding ABC transporter ATP-binding protein; translation: MTEVVKVHGLQKNFGKFQALKDVTFTVEPGEVVGFIGPNGAGKSTTIRTLLGIIKRDAGNVEIFGKDVWKDSLDIHKRISYVPGDVSLWGSLTGGEIIDLFLKLHGGGDKQKRDYLIKRFELDPKKKAKGYSKGNRQKVGLIAALSVDSDLYIFDEPTSGLDPLMEAIFQEEVEKIKESGKSILLSSHILSEVERLADKVVIIRQGEIVETGTLDDLRHLARSTVTLETEGDVAEMTTVNGVFDFKQTDNQATFSADNQYLNEILMEASKLGVKKFESVPPTLEDLFMRHYEG
- a CDS encoding ABC transporter permease; amino-acid sequence: MKEKFSRWDILFVQYLKRDWKKIIVWVLGLGLFSAAYVPAFEEITKGQGLLGMYETLQNPAMISMVGPTPIETAADYTLGAMYAQEMVLFCGLFAMIIAVLHVISHTRKEEDLGLTELVRSFQIGRQANSLAVISETVIINVLLTLFIWGVMMSFGADTISAEGSFLFGASIGMAGVIGAGIALVMAQIMSTSSAATGSALGIIGLLYIVRAGTDVSNVGLSMINPLGWTYLTYPFTENNWSLLICALIFSITVVTIAFALEGARDMGAGYLPEREGRERAKKSLLSVRGLFIKINKGVIIGWMIAFVVMGAAYGSIYGDMQTFLESNEMMKQMFTHSSVSIEESFTGTIMMVMTGLVSILPIAIVNKLFSEESRLHLSQLYATKVTRGQFYWTSIGLAIIAGFVGILLAAGGLGGTAITAMGGSSTMDIVDFLAAGYNFLPSVLFLTGLATLALGWAPKLGKVVYVYLGYSFLLNYFGGILDLPEWFSKTAIQSWIPRMPMEDFDAPIFIVLTLISIALVIIGYLGYNRRDMIEGA
- a CDS encoding Na+/H+ antiporter NhaC family protein, which translates into the protein MTKDTEDLARATGSKDITKLEFRGGAFGAAVPLLFFVIWAITTSVLQLSSEIGLVMGAVIGLTLGLLFSKSRWEDYAQGLFDGLAQPIGVIAMVAWFYAGMFAQVLQTGGLVEGLVWIGAITGLTGGLFVALTFLLAAVFSTAVGTGYGTTVAFCTLMYPAGIATEADPVMLFAAILAGAVFGDNLAPVSDTTIVSATTQNADVPGVVRSRFKYAIMAAIPTTLLFAIFGGGEAVSADESARTAMLDSADPKGLLMLIPFALVLILALSGHHLITSLTWGIIVSIPLIVFLNLGAFSDIIRFNPDSDAIVEGALINGITGYINMAILILLIVGAAHLLRLGGTMNVITDALVKWIKTSIRKAEFAIWSIVALLNSAITINTAAEIAAAPFVKELGDKYRIHRYRRANMLDAVTSALGYIFPWGAPVLLGWSTIQMMQDTYDWLPVVEPTSVFPFVFQGWFLVIVMLVAALTGWGLRFEGKNGEERKEPPNND